One Synechococcus sp. PROS-9-1 DNA window includes the following coding sequences:
- the frr gene encoding ribosome recycling factor encodes MSNSDLEANMRKSVEATQRNFNTIRTGRANPSLLDRINVEYYGADTPLKSLASLSTPDSQTIAVQPFDMGSLTLIEKAIATSDLGFTPNNDGKVIRINVPPLTEERRKEFCKLAAKYSEEGKVALRSVRRDAIDKIKKQEKEGDLSEDQSRDEQDQIQKTTDRFIAELEKHLANKEVEILKV; translated from the coding sequence ATGTCGAACTCCGATCTCGAAGCCAACATGCGCAAGTCGGTGGAAGCCACCCAGCGCAACTTCAACACCATCCGCACGGGACGCGCCAATCCCTCGTTATTGGATCGAATCAATGTCGAGTACTACGGCGCTGACACACCCCTGAAATCACTCGCCAGTCTCTCCACTCCCGATTCGCAAACGATTGCCGTTCAACCCTTCGATATGGGATCCCTGACGCTGATCGAAAAAGCAATTGCCACCAGTGACTTGGGATTCACGCCCAACAACGATGGCAAGGTCATTCGCATCAATGTGCCACCGCTCACAGAAGAGCGCCGAAAAGAGTTCTGCAAACTTGCCGCAAAGTATTCAGAGGAGGGCAAGGTGGCATTGCGCAGCGTGCGACGTGACGCCATCGACAAAATCAAGAAACAAGAGAAGGAGGGAGATCTTTCAGAGGATCAAAGCCGAGATGAGCAAGATCAAATTCAGAAAACAACCGATCGTTTCATCGCAGAACTTGAAAAACATTTAGCAAATAAAGAGGTTGAAATCCTCAAGGTTTGA